In the Enterococcus rotai genome, TATGTTATAAGAAATAATTATTAGGAAGGTGGTGTTTCTTTTGACAAATAAAATTCCATTTCCAAAGAACTATGAACGATTTATTGAGTTAGGACAAGAAGCTGTCAAAGAAAATAATTTACTCGAAGCAGTAAACTATTATGAGCAGGCCTATGCCATTCGGCAAGACTTTCCACTAAATTTGGTATTGGTAAATATGTATTTAGAAACAGGTGAAAATGAGCAAGCATTATCTTTAGCATCAGAAATGAAAGAAAAATATTTTGCTTACTTAGATTATCTAGAACTCTATATTCAAATTTTAATTCAGAATCATCTGTTCATTCAAGCGCATAGCATTATCAATGAGCGAATTTTGATGGAACAAAGTGGTGAAATGAGAAAACTGATTTCTTTGAAGAAAAAAATTCGCCATGTTGAACTGATGTATCGGCAGTTTGAAGTTAGTAAAATCAAAGAATTAAAAGAAGAGTTAGAGCATCTTAATACACAGAACTACTATGAACAATTGGGGGTAGTCAAAAAAGCTGGTCAA is a window encoding:
- a CDS encoding tetratricopeptide repeat protein, which gives rise to MFLLTNKIPFPKNYERFIELGQEAVKENNLLEAVNYYEQAYAIRQDFPLNLVLVNMYLETGENEQALSLASEMKEKYFAYLDYLELYIQILIQNHLFIQAHSIINERILMEQSGEMRKLISLKKKIRHVELMYRQFEVSKIKELKEELEHLNTQNYYEQLGVVKKAGQLPQDEFIAIGKKILLDERIHNLVRSWILEELVSLHVKEEIEFLWRDNKKYTVIPASIGGPLDCAAYQRILLFLEKELINDDPILLVDVLEEIRLHFALLYPLADDIIENPKLWAISYIISYNHSIAQKFQIDEKRTEIEKIQKIQSKIRFELETMVL